From a single Lentisphaera profundi genomic region:
- the pdxH gene encoding pyridoxamine 5'-phosphate oxidase, producing MSVPINELITRFQKELDATTKKGHPEPTAMTLSTVSEAGAPTSRVVLLKAFDHRGFVFYTNLTSRKSKEISLNPQVCINFMWHNISKQIRIEGRAQQVSNEEADAYFATRAKQSQIGAWASKQSSEIEGKMDFEKRIAKYTLKFAASKVPRPEFWSGFRIVPTKFEFWQKRDFRLHERHVFTPTDEQNWQEVCLYP from the coding sequence ATGTCAGTCCCTATAAATGAACTCATCACCCGTTTTCAAAAAGAATTAGATGCGACCACCAAAAAAGGTCACCCTGAACCCACCGCCATGACTCTCTCTACGGTAAGTGAAGCGGGCGCTCCCACCTCTCGAGTGGTCTTACTCAAAGCTTTCGATCATCGTGGCTTTGTATTTTACACGAATCTCACCAGTAGAAAATCAAAAGAAATATCTTTAAACCCACAAGTCTGCATTAATTTCATGTGGCACAATATTTCTAAACAAATTCGTATTGAAGGCAGAGCACAACAAGTCAGCAATGAAGAAGCTGATGCTTATTTTGCTACACGTGCAAAGCAAAGCCAAATTGGAGCCTGGGCAAGTAAACAGTCTTCAGAGATAGAGGGCAAAATGGATTTTGAAAAACGCATTGCCAAATACACTTTGAAATTCGCTGCCAGCAAAGTCCCTCGACCAGAATTTTGGTCGGGTTTTAGAATTGTCCCAACAAAATTCGAATTCTGGCAAAAACGCGATTTTCGTCTTCATGAACGTCACGTATTCACTCCTACTGATGAACAAAATTGGCAAGAAGTTTGCCTTTACCCGTAA
- the hemB gene encoding porphobilinogen synthase: protein MSYNIPIRPRRNRVNSSMRKLVQENHVCVDDLIMPLFVIEGQKHKIEVASMPGVYRFSLDKLADEISELWDLGIKAVALFPAIDESLKDSLARESLNPEGLFQMAIKTVKNTCPDMLTICDVAMDPYSSDGHDGFVEEGQIINDKTLAILGDMAVAQAQAGADIIAPSDMMDGRVAVIRQALDQAGFTNVGILAYTAKYASAFYGPFRDALDSAPKDGDKKTYQMNPANSREAMREAQLDTEEGADMIMVKPGLAYLDIVRSFAETSDLPVAVYNVSGEYAMLRAAAEKGWLDYRSTVCETLMAFKRAGADIILSYHAKEFALWQKKA, encoded by the coding sequence ATGTCTTATAATATCCCCATCCGCCCACGCCGAAACCGAGTTAACTCCTCGATGAGAAAACTTGTTCAAGAAAACCACGTATGTGTCGATGACCTCATTATGCCACTCTTTGTTATTGAAGGTCAAAAGCATAAAATCGAAGTTGCCTCGATGCCGGGAGTTTATCGCTTTTCTTTAGATAAACTTGCTGACGAAATCTCTGAACTTTGGGATTTAGGCATTAAAGCAGTTGCACTTTTCCCCGCTATTGATGAATCCCTCAAAGATTCCTTAGCACGCGAGTCCCTCAACCCAGAAGGGCTCTTCCAAATGGCAATCAAAACTGTCAAAAATACTTGCCCCGATATGCTCACCATCTGTGATGTAGCGATGGATCCCTATAGTTCCGATGGTCACGATGGCTTTGTTGAAGAAGGCCAAATTATCAATGACAAAACTTTAGCTATCCTAGGTGACATGGCCGTTGCACAAGCTCAAGCAGGAGCCGATATCATTGCTCCTTCTGATATGATGGACGGCCGCGTTGCCGTCATTCGTCAAGCTCTTGATCAAGCTGGCTTTACAAACGTTGGCATCCTCGCGTATACCGCGAAATATGCCTCTGCTTTTTACGGTCCCTTCCGTGACGCCCTTGATTCTGCACCTAAAGATGGTGACAAGAAAACTTACCAAATGAACCCTGCAAACAGCCGCGAAGCTATGCGAGAAGCCCAACTCGATACCGAAGAAGGCGCTGATATGATTATGGTAAAACCTGGACTTGCTTATTTAGATATCGTTCGTTCCTTTGCTGAAACTTCCGATCTACCTGTAGCCGTTTATAATGTATCTGGTGAATATGCCATGTTACGAGCCGCTGCAGAAAAAGGCTGGCTTGACTACCGTAGTACAGTTTGCGAAACTCTCATGGCATTTAAACGTGCCGGTGCAGACATTATCCTAAGCTATCATGCAAAAGAATTTGCCCTTTGGCAGAAAAAAGCATAG
- a CDS encoding deoxycytidylate deaminase, with amino-acid sequence MSKKKRPSWDQYFMNIAHVASERSSCSRRHVAAVIVKDRRVISTGYNGTPRGVKNCDEGGCPRCNSDIASGHGLDQCLCCHAEENSIVQAASHGISINGASIYTTYSPCLLCAKMIINAGIKEVIFHQRYSIDSTSSQILKEAGLTLRPVE; translated from the coding sequence ATGAGCAAGAAAAAACGTCCTTCCTGGGATCAATATTTTATGAATATTGCCCATGTGGCCTCAGAGCGCAGCAGTTGCTCACGTAGGCATGTCGCCGCCGTAATTGTTAAAGATAGGCGCGTTATCTCCACTGGCTACAATGGCACACCTCGTGGAGTCAAAAACTGCGATGAAGGTGGCTGTCCGCGCTGTAATTCAGATATCGCTTCTGGTCATGGCCTCGACCAATGCCTCTGTTGTCATGCCGAAGAAAATTCTATCGTTCAAGCGGCCTCCCATGGCATATCCATTAATGGCGCGTCCATCTACACCACCTACTCACCTTGCTTACTCTGTGCCAAGATGATTATCAATGCCGGTATCAAAGAAGTTATTTTTCATCAGCGCTACAGTATTGATTCCACTTCCTCTCAAATTTTAAAAGAAGCAGGACTTACCCTGCGTCCAGTCGAATAA
- a CDS encoding DciA family protein, which produces MSNLKEEHNWRTGEMRKLGWKERQREQSLINFFGSKLGPAEASQLIRNGSEPIQGSLNSIVSKMEKKLHNPARILQEEWDQYVSGPLVEHSRPKFLRPDGAMIIEGDNSTYTYSLRSYYSRELLMRLKQRFPGQIKSIIFVNART; this is translated from the coding sequence ATGAGTAATCTTAAAGAAGAACATAATTGGCGCACAGGCGAAATGCGTAAACTTGGCTGGAAAGAGCGTCAGCGTGAGCAATCACTCATCAACTTTTTCGGCTCAAAACTAGGTCCTGCTGAAGCCTCTCAACTCATCCGCAATGGCTCCGAACCCATTCAAGGTTCATTGAATTCAATTGTTAGTAAAATGGAAAAGAAACTTCATAATCCCGCACGCATTTTGCAAGAAGAATGGGACCAATATGTTTCGGGTCCTCTAGTAGAACATTCACGCCCTAAGTTTTTGCGACCTGATGGTGCCATGATTATTGAGGGTGACAACTCGACTTATACCTACTCTCTAAGAAGCTATTACTCACGCGAGTTACTTATGCGCCTTAAACAACGATTCCCTGGTCAAATTAAAAGCATTATTTTTGTAAATGCAAGAACCTAA
- a CDS encoding ATP-binding cassette domain-containing protein has product MISIKKSLITLQNAQLYINQKLLLDKFSWEIKTQENWTIIGPNGAGKSLLAGLLTQRYNCPHIHFSLAPSQIQEVSFAVVQESLDYEAWNDDSEFLEGGVDKGRSVHEFICEDTYSLDAQVIEKFKLDNFLNTGIKFISNGEMRKAHILRALVRKPQILILDGIYEGLDQDSKKQITELIEELAQSCQIITCVQDSEQIPKNCTHLLCLDKCKIIAAGPRARVQQSREFERLFKSPPAIPSSLPSSYAAPKHIEKSSEIIQMKDLSVVYGDKTVINKLTWSVKAGDHWCISGPNGAGKTTLLSLISADNPQGYGKDFHLFGRKRGSGESIWDIKKRIGIVTTELQLEYHQNIFALDVVVSGFFDSIGLYREADASHLQIAQDWMQTLGIGDLAKISFENLSYGERRIVLLARAMVKSPNILILDEPCQGLDKRNRMALLNTVDFLATNTDMTILYVSHKPEVQVNFIKSHLEFIPEDNKPCSFSIRP; this is encoded by the coding sequence ATGATAAGTATTAAAAAAAGCCTAATCACACTTCAGAATGCACAGCTATACATCAATCAAAAACTTCTTCTCGATAAGTTTTCTTGGGAAATTAAAACTCAAGAAAACTGGACTATTATTGGCCCCAATGGGGCCGGAAAATCTCTACTAGCGGGCTTACTCACGCAACGATATAACTGTCCCCATATACATTTCTCACTAGCTCCTAGTCAAATACAAGAGGTCTCCTTTGCCGTCGTACAAGAAAGTCTTGATTATGAAGCATGGAATGACGATTCCGAATTTCTGGAAGGTGGAGTCGATAAAGGACGGTCCGTACATGAATTCATTTGCGAAGATACTTACTCACTCGACGCACAAGTCATAGAAAAATTTAAGCTCGATAATTTCCTCAACACAGGAATTAAATTTATTTCTAATGGCGAGATGCGCAAAGCCCATATTTTACGTGCTCTTGTGCGCAAACCGCAAATCCTGATTTTAGATGGAATTTATGAAGGCCTCGATCAAGATTCTAAGAAACAAATAACTGAACTTATTGAAGAATTAGCACAAAGTTGCCAGATTATTACTTGTGTCCAAGATAGTGAGCAAATCCCAAAAAACTGTACACACCTGCTTTGCTTGGATAAATGCAAAATTATTGCCGCTGGACCTCGAGCAAGAGTACAGCAATCTAGAGAATTTGAGCGACTTTTTAAATCGCCTCCCGCTATCCCCAGTTCTCTACCCTCCTCCTATGCTGCGCCTAAGCATATTGAGAAATCAAGCGAAATCATTCAGATGAAAGACTTATCCGTAGTCTATGGCGATAAAACTGTGATCAATAAGCTCACATGGTCGGTAAAAGCTGGTGATCATTGGTGTATCTCTGGGCCCAATGGCGCGGGCAAAACTACCTTGCTCTCACTTATTTCAGCGGATAATCCCCAGGGTTATGGAAAAGACTTCCATTTATTTGGACGCAAACGAGGAAGTGGTGAGTCCATCTGGGATATAAAAAAAAGAATTGGCATTGTCACCACGGAACTCCAGCTAGAATACCATCAGAATATTTTTGCCTTAGATGTCGTTGTTTCAGGTTTTTTTGATTCTATTGGCCTTTACCGCGAAGCTGATGCAAGCCACCTACAAATCGCACAAGATTGGATGCAAACTTTAGGTATCGGTGATTTAGCTAAGATATCTTTCGAAAACCTTTCCTATGGCGAGCGACGAATCGTATTACTTGCCAGAGCCATGGTCAAATCACCAAATATTTTAATTCTGGATGAACCTTGCCAAGGACTGGACAAAAGAAACCGTATGGCACTACTCAATACCGTAGATTTTTTGGCGACCAATACAGACATGACTATTTTATACGTTTCTCATAAGCCGGAAGTCCAAGTCAATTTCATTAAATCTCACTTGGAATTCATCCCAGAAGACAATAAGCCTTGTTCTTTTTCGATTCGTCCTTAA
- the pckA gene encoding phosphoenolpyruvate carboxykinase (ATP), whose translation MNVNLDFKPRKIYRNLSYEALREHEINNNEGEVTTLGAYTVDTGKFTGRSPKDKFFTPTKDLWIGPVNQEVPLSTWDTLKQRALTHYEGKDIYVSDCYAGAVDNDNRLQVRVISEIAWQSHFCKNMFIRPEENELDDFSPEFTIINACKISADDYKDLGLNSPVFVIFNLEEKMAIIGGTWYGGEMKKGIFSVMHYLLPQKGVLSMHCSANMDSEGHTALFFGLSGTGKTTLSTDPKRQLIGDDEHGWDDEGVFNFEGGCYAKTISLNPEYEPDIYAAIRPNALLENVVLNDDKSVNFDDSSKTKNTRVSYPIEHIDNRVRPISRGNHPEVVIYLCCDAFGVVPPISRLNREQAMEYFIAGYTAKVAGTELGINEPKPDFSPCFGGPFLTLHPRRYADLLGKKLDQHGSRVYLVNTGWVGGPYGIGERISLPLTRKIIDAILDGSIENKGYFTDQSFGLEIPNAIAGVPNEIIHPELAWDNVQHYREEAAKLAKLFKENHDKY comes from the coding sequence ATGAACGTAAATTTGGATTTTAAACCCCGAAAAATCTATAGAAACCTTTCCTATGAAGCTCTACGTGAGCATGAAATTAATAATAATGAAGGCGAAGTCACCACTTTAGGCGCCTATACCGTGGACACTGGGAAATTTACGGGTCGTTCACCAAAGGATAAGTTTTTCACTCCCACTAAGGATTTATGGATTGGTCCAGTCAATCAAGAAGTCCCATTAAGTACCTGGGATACACTCAAGCAACGCGCACTCACACACTATGAGGGCAAAGATATTTACGTAAGTGATTGTTATGCAGGTGCCGTCGACAATGATAATCGTCTTCAAGTTCGAGTGATTTCTGAAATTGCTTGGCAATCACATTTTTGTAAAAACATGTTCATTCGCCCTGAAGAAAATGAGCTCGATGATTTCTCACCTGAATTCACTATTATTAATGCCTGTAAAATCAGTGCCGATGATTACAAAGATTTAGGATTGAACTCCCCAGTCTTTGTCATTTTTAATCTCGAAGAAAAAATGGCCATCATTGGTGGCACTTGGTATGGCGGTGAAATGAAAAAAGGTATTTTCTCTGTCATGCATTATCTCTTGCCACAAAAAGGTGTTCTGTCTATGCATTGCTCAGCAAACATGGATAGCGAGGGTCATACCGCACTCTTTTTCGGACTTTCAGGAACTGGAAAAACCACCCTATCCACTGACCCTAAACGCCAACTTATTGGCGACGATGAACATGGCTGGGATGACGAGGGCGTTTTCAACTTTGAAGGTGGTTGCTATGCAAAAACTATTAGTTTAAACCCTGAGTATGAACCCGACATATATGCAGCCATTCGTCCTAATGCCCTCTTAGAGAATGTCGTTTTAAATGATGATAAAAGTGTCAATTTTGACGATTCTTCTAAAACTAAAAATACCCGCGTCTCATATCCGATCGAACATATTGATAATCGTGTACGTCCTATAAGCCGAGGCAATCATCCTGAGGTTGTCATTTATTTATGCTGTGATGCCTTTGGTGTCGTTCCCCCTATTTCACGCCTGAATCGTGAACAAGCCATGGAGTACTTCATTGCGGGATATACGGCAAAAGTAGCGGGTACCGAATTGGGCATAAACGAACCCAAGCCCGATTTCTCCCCATGTTTCGGTGGCCCATTCTTAACACTGCACCCACGACGCTATGCTGATCTTTTAGGAAAAAAACTAGATCAACATGGCTCTCGAGTTTATTTAGTTAACACCGGCTGGGTTGGCGGGCCCTACGGCATAGGTGAACGTATTAGCCTTCCTCTCACTCGTAAAATAATCGATGCAATTCTAGATGGTTCAATAGAAAACAAGGGTTACTTTACTGACCAATCATTTGGTCTCGAAATCCCTAATGCGATTGCAGGAGTCCCCAATGAAATCATTCATCCCGAATTAGCTTGGGATAATGTTCAACACTATAGAGAAGAAGCAGCTAAATTAGCCAAACTATTTAAAGAGAATCATGATAAGTATTAA
- a CDS encoding sugar phosphate isomerase/epimerase family protein encodes MKISLNFLLWTTFVSEDQFYLFEELKNMGYDGVEIPVMDGDYEHYRKMKAELDRLGLIASASTFIAPDEDPMSSDPKVRANGLAKLKDNIDKAEILGSKTLIGPVYAAHKQFELEDSIAESFKRSAALLKEACQYAAPKGIHIGVEFLNRFEIILLNCAKDSMDYCKLVDEKNIGILYDTHHAHIEEYSIQGAFDESGSFFNHLHLSESHRGILGEGLVDWNATRNAIKSLNNYQGNIVIEAFSDDVEGLREGANRWRPLFADKLDLAKKSLDFAREVIK; translated from the coding sequence ATGAAAATCTCCCTAAATTTCCTTCTCTGGACTACTTTTGTTAGTGAAGACCAATTCTACCTTTTCGAAGAACTCAAAAACATGGGTTATGATGGAGTCGAAATCCCCGTCATGGATGGGGATTATGAACACTATAGAAAAATGAAAGCCGAACTTGATCGCCTCGGCCTTATCGCTTCTGCGTCGACTTTCATTGCTCCCGATGAAGATCCTATGTCTAGTGACCCAAAAGTTCGAGCAAATGGACTTGCTAAACTGAAAGATAATATTGATAAAGCTGAAATCCTTGGATCCAAAACACTCATTGGCCCCGTCTATGCCGCACATAAACAATTTGAACTCGAAGATTCAATTGCAGAATCCTTTAAACGCTCTGCTGCTTTATTAAAAGAAGCTTGTCAGTATGCCGCTCCAAAAGGTATTCATATTGGAGTCGAATTCCTTAATCGTTTTGAAATCATCCTCCTTAACTGTGCAAAAGATTCCATGGATTACTGCAAATTAGTCGATGAAAAAAATATCGGCATTCTTTACGATACACATCATGCTCATATCGAAGAGTACTCTATTCAGGGCGCTTTTGATGAAAGTGGATCATTCTTCAATCACCTCCATTTATCCGAAAGTCATCGCGGTATCTTGGGTGAAGGTCTCGTCGATTGGAATGCTACCCGTAACGCTATTAAAAGCTTAAACAACTATCAGGGAAATATTGTCATCGAAGCTTTTTCTGACGATGTAGAAGGTCTACGAGAAGGTGCAAATCGTTGGCGTCCTCTTTTTGCTGACAAGCTTGACCTCGCCAAGAAGTCTCTCGACTTCGCCCGCGAAGTCATCAAATAA
- a CDS encoding ThuA domain-containing protein, with protein sequence MKKFILLTLALMSISTLADAKKILYVTHEPGKYHKYTPQKEAFIKMAKEAGWELTVSTGMHEPQIVALRDPKLTEGYDAVVYNFCFASSKDLKAVSNVIAQTREKGTPAMVIHCSMHSFWATFKGKNGKVTIKDGLKEQWDKENPGKAFPVWGDFTGVASTGHGPKAPITIEKCCEHEATQSLKKEGYTTAKVSELYNNYYVTKDVKPLLNGTQKGKKGKTAKAIVMWEVPQGKSKVIGLSLGHDMGEWSQPEFQGLVKDAVNYLAK encoded by the coding sequence ATGAAAAAATTCATCCTCTTAACACTCGCACTTATGAGTATCTCTACTCTTGCCGATGCTAAAAAAATCCTCTATGTCACACATGAACCGGGCAAGTACCACAAGTACACTCCACAGAAAGAAGCTTTTATTAAAATGGCAAAAGAAGCTGGTTGGGAACTTACTGTATCGACTGGAATGCATGAACCTCAAATTGTTGCACTTCGTGATCCAAAACTCACGGAAGGTTACGATGCCGTAGTTTATAATTTCTGTTTTGCGTCATCCAAAGATCTAAAAGCCGTATCAAACGTTATTGCACAGACTCGTGAAAAAGGCACTCCTGCCATGGTCATCCATTGCTCTATGCATAGTTTCTGGGCTACCTTTAAAGGCAAAAATGGAAAAGTTACTATTAAAGACGGCCTGAAAGAGCAATGGGATAAAGAAAATCCTGGCAAAGCTTTCCCTGTTTGGGGTGATTTCACTGGTGTGGCATCTACAGGACACGGTCCTAAAGCTCCAATTACTATTGAAAAATGCTGTGAGCACGAAGCGACACAATCCCTTAAAAAGGAAGGCTACACAACTGCAAAAGTTTCAGAGCTTTATAATAACTACTATGTAACAAAAGATGTAAAACCCCTGCTTAATGGCACACAGAAAGGTAAAAAGGGGAAAACTGCAAAAGCTATTGTCATGTGGGAAGTTCCGCAGGGTAAAAGTAAAGTCATTGGATTATCTCTCGGTCACGACATGGGTGAATGGAGCCAGCCTGAATTCCAAGGTCTAGTAAAAGATGCAGTAAATTACTTAGCTAAGTAA
- the gdhA gene encoding NADP-specific glutamate dehydrogenase, protein MTNYAPQELENFMSGLRKRNPGELEFHQAVEEVAMSLMPFIIDNPKYMQAQLLERLTEPDRVIIFRVCWQDDQGNIRTNRGYRVQFSNCIGPYKGGLRFHPSVSLSILKFLGFEQIFKNSLTTLPLGGGKGGANFNPKGKSDGEVMRFCQSFMTELSRHIGADIDIPAGDIGVGAREIGFLYGQFKRLNNRHTGAITGKGFNYGGSRMRPEATGYGCVYMMREVLSHAGDDLDRKTCLVSGSGNVAQFCAEKLIQLGAKVLTMSDSSGTIYDPEGINEDKLAWIKDLKNIRRGRIAEYAKQYPLAQFLEGKRPWSIPADLAFPCATQNEIEAPDAKALIANSCHAICEGANMPSTKEAIDLLQAAKIIFVPGKAANAGGVAVSGLEMTQNSMRIHWSAEEVDQRLLGIMQNIHQKCVQYGTEDDYIDYVKGANIAAFSKIADTMLAYGVV, encoded by the coding sequence ATGACTAATTATGCCCCTCAAGAACTCGAGAACTTCATGTCAGGTTTACGCAAGCGTAATCCGGGAGAATTAGAATTCCATCAAGCCGTAGAAGAAGTTGCCATGAGCCTCATGCCCTTTATTATCGACAACCCGAAATATATGCAAGCTCAATTACTTGAAAGGTTGACCGAACCAGATCGTGTCATCATCTTTCGTGTTTGCTGGCAAGATGATCAAGGTAATATAAGAACCAACCGTGGTTATCGAGTACAATTCAGTAATTGTATCGGTCCTTATAAAGGTGGGCTTCGTTTTCACCCTTCAGTAAGCCTTAGTATCCTCAAATTTCTCGGCTTCGAACAAATCTTCAAAAATAGCCTTACCACTCTTCCTCTAGGCGGTGGTAAAGGTGGTGCAAACTTTAATCCAAAAGGAAAATCTGATGGTGAAGTCATGCGCTTCTGCCAATCTTTCATGACCGAATTATCGCGCCACATTGGTGCCGATATTGATATCCCCGCAGGCGACATCGGCGTTGGAGCTCGTGAAATTGGTTTCCTTTATGGACAATTCAAACGCCTTAATAATCGACATACTGGTGCCATTACCGGGAAAGGCTTTAATTATGGTGGATCTCGCATGCGCCCTGAGGCCACCGGCTATGGCTGTGTTTATATGATGCGTGAAGTACTATCTCATGCTGGGGATGATCTAGATCGTAAAACTTGTCTTGTCTCAGGTTCTGGTAATGTTGCACAATTTTGTGCTGAAAAACTCATTCAGCTCGGTGCTAAAGTCCTTACCATGTCAGACTCTAGTGGTACTATTTATGACCCTGAGGGTATTAATGAGGATAAACTTGCTTGGATTAAAGATCTCAAAAATATCCGTAGAGGACGCATTGCGGAATACGCAAAGCAATATCCACTTGCTCAATTCTTGGAGGGCAAACGTCCTTGGTCAATACCAGCGGATTTGGCTTTTCCTTGTGCTACACAAAATGAAATTGAAGCCCCGGACGCAAAAGCCCTCATTGCGAATTCTTGTCACGCGATCTGTGAGGGTGCCAATATGCCTTCGACAAAAGAAGCGATTGACCTTCTCCAAGCCGCTAAAATCATTTTCGTCCCAGGTAAGGCGGCCAATGCTGGAGGAGTCGCCGTTTCGGGTTTAGAAATGACACAAAATTCCATGCGTATCCACTGGAGTGCTGAAGAAGTTGATCAACGCCTTCTTGGGATCATGCAAAATATCCATCAAAAATGTGTTCAGTACGGAACTGAAGATGATTATATTGACTATGTAAAAGGAGCCAATATTGCGGCATTTTCAAAAATTGCTGATACCATGCTCGCTTATGGGGTTGTTTAA
- a CDS encoding PhoX family protein produces the protein MSEEIVNNSDVLSIEEISRRHFLKVGVAGLSVLSSHSGYAKENESSGFLPFNELAIQQASGLRLAEGFKYKTLCAFGDPLHAGMKAYDPKSLSGEEQKKRFGAACDFIHVFEQSDDKAILCFNNEFPELGGHPDRAEREQAAYHSVGVSIAAIKRDGRDEWKIDFLSQLNRRVTPSSKALITGPAAGHERMKSKASPDGIRTAGTLGNCAGGYTPWGTYLTAEENVQQYFSGEIKGHKEEENFKRFGMNDNGNFFARLDPRFDLNSGYQSALHFGMVVEIDPLEPNEPIKKHSMLGRCRHECAKVRVNKEGYIEVYTSDDQGFEYIYKFISAEKYKEGDRQHNKTLLEAGVLHVAKFAEDGKMAWLPMIFGEGKLTKEHGFNSQADVQIDSRKAADLLGATPMDRPEDIDIDPKTGNIFFFMTGNRARSRDKLNSANPIEMGAGHIIELNDQGTQGKWNFFVICGKFSGDPVNSTFTQETSLSGCFVYPDNGAFDRDGELWVCSDGYSFPGFTDGLWHCEKKDDRVISRRFATPPKAAEFTGPYFLKNSKELFLSVQHPATNPSGSFPDFNHLKARSAVVVISRD, from the coding sequence ATGAGTGAAGAAATAGTCAATAATAGCGATGTATTATCAATAGAAGAAATCTCGAGGCGACACTTTTTAAAAGTAGGGGTGGCTGGATTGAGTGTGCTGTCGTCACATAGCGGCTACGCAAAAGAGAATGAGAGCAGTGGTTTTTTGCCTTTCAATGAATTGGCAATCCAGCAGGCATCGGGTTTAAGATTAGCAGAAGGCTTTAAATATAAAACTTTATGTGCTTTTGGAGATCCTTTGCACGCAGGGATGAAAGCTTATGATCCTAAGAGCTTGAGTGGCGAAGAGCAAAAAAAACGTTTTGGTGCGGCTTGTGATTTTATTCATGTATTTGAGCAAAGTGATGACAAGGCGATACTTTGTTTTAATAATGAGTTCCCTGAACTTGGTGGTCATCCAGATAGAGCTGAGAGAGAGCAAGCCGCTTATCATAGTGTGGGCGTTAGCATAGCCGCAATCAAGCGTGATGGCAGGGATGAGTGGAAAATCGATTTCCTGTCTCAGCTTAATCGTCGCGTGACTCCGTCTAGTAAAGCTCTTATAACAGGGCCGGCAGCAGGTCATGAGAGAATGAAATCAAAAGCTAGTCCAGATGGGATTCGTACAGCAGGAACATTGGGCAATTGTGCCGGAGGTTATACTCCTTGGGGAACATATCTAACTGCAGAAGAAAATGTACAGCAATATTTTTCAGGTGAGATTAAAGGACATAAAGAAGAAGAGAATTTTAAACGCTTTGGTATGAACGATAATGGCAACTTTTTTGCTAGGCTTGATCCTCGCTTTGATCTCAATAGCGGTTATCAGTCGGCCTTGCACTTTGGTATGGTGGTTGAAATAGATCCCCTAGAGCCAAATGAGCCGATCAAAAAACATTCTATGTTGGGTCGCTGTCGGCATGAATGCGCGAAAGTACGCGTCAATAAAGAGGGCTACATAGAAGTCTACACAAGTGATGATCAAGGCTTTGAATATATTTATAAATTTATTTCTGCAGAGAAATATAAAGAGGGAGATCGTCAGCATAATAAAACTTTATTAGAAGCGGGTGTTTTACATGTAGCAAAATTTGCGGAAGATGGAAAAATGGCTTGGTTACCAATGATTTTTGGAGAAGGAAAATTGACCAAAGAGCATGGCTTCAATTCTCAAGCTGACGTGCAAATTGATTCTCGTAAAGCAGCGGATTTACTTGGGGCAACTCCTATGGATCGTCCCGAAGATATTGATATAGATCCCAAGACAGGAAATATCTTTTTCTTCATGACCGGAAACAGAGCTCGTTCACGTGATAAATTAAATTCAGCCAACCCCATCGAGATGGGTGCGGGGCATATTATTGAACTTAATGATCAAGGAACTCAGGGAAAGTGGAACTTCTTTGTTATTTGTGGGAAGTTTTCTGGCGACCCAGTGAACTCTACTTTTACTCAAGAAACAAGTCTTTCAGGGTGTTTTGTCTATCCGGACAATGGGGCCTTTGATCGTGACGGAGAATTATGGGTATGTTCAGATGGTTATAGCTTCCCGGGTTTTACTGATGGACTTTGGCATTGTGAGAAAAAGGATGATCGGGTCATCTCCCGTCGTTTTGCTACACCACCGAAAGCAGCAGAGTTTACGGGGCCTTATTTTTTGAAAAATAGCAAAGAGTTATTTTTATCTGTTCAGCATCCTGCGACAAACCCTTCTGGGAGCTTTCCTGATTTCAATCACCTTAAGGCAAGAAGTGCGGTTGTGGTGATTAGTCGAGATTAA